The following coding sequences are from one Lolium rigidum isolate FL_2022 chromosome 6, APGP_CSIRO_Lrig_0.1, whole genome shotgun sequence window:
- the LOC124660899 gene encoding glutaredoxin-C1 translates to MDMVTKLAGQRAVVIFSMSSCCMCHTVMRLFRELGVNPTVVELDENPRGKEMEKALARLLGRNPAVPAVFIGGRLVGSTDKVMSLHLSGNLVPLLRNAGAIWV, encoded by the coding sequence ATGGACATGGTAACGAAGCTGGCAGGACAGCGAGCGGTAGTGATCTTCAGCATGAGCTCCTGCTGCATGTGCCACACGGTGATGCGCCTCTTCCGCGAGCTCGGGGTGAACCCCACGGTGGTGGAGCTGGACGAGAACCCGAGGGGAAAGGAGATGGAGAAAGCGCTGGCCAGGCTCCTGGGCCGCAACCCCGCCGTGCCGGCGGTGTTCATCGGCGGCAGGCTCGTGGGGTCCACCGACAAGGTCATGTCCTTGCACCTCAGCGGCAACCTCGTCCCGCTGCTCCGCAATGCAGGTGCTATCTGGGTGTAG